One window from the genome of Betaproteobacteria bacterium encodes:
- the pgeF gene encoding peptidoglycan editing factor PgeF has translation MKLPAGWIVPDWPAPPCVRAFVTTREGGVSEGEYASMNLGTGCGDDADAVARNRLIVREHLPQSPRWLAQVHGAAVADLDLLDEPDDVVTADAAAVSTPGRVAVVLTADCLPVFLCAGDGSRVAVAHAGWRGLCAGVLENAVTAVRGDGACVLAWLGPAIGPSAFEVGPEVREAFVSVQAEAAPAFVRGREDRFMADLYALARLRLARAGVQGVSGGGFCTFRQSDRFFSYRRAKRSGRLGAFIWIGGKR, from the coding sequence ATGAAATTACCCGCGGGATGGATCGTCCCCGACTGGCCGGCCCCGCCGTGCGTGCGCGCCTTCGTGACCACGCGCGAGGGCGGCGTGAGCGAGGGCGAGTACGCCTCGATGAACCTCGGGACGGGCTGCGGCGACGATGCGGACGCGGTGGCGCGCAACCGCCTCATCGTCCGCGAACATCTCCCGCAGTCTCCCCGGTGGCTCGCGCAGGTCCACGGTGCCGCGGTCGCGGACCTGGACTTGCTCGACGAACCCGACGACGTCGTCACGGCCGACGCCGCCGCGGTTTCCACGCCCGGGCGAGTGGCGGTGGTCCTCACCGCCGACTGCCTGCCGGTATTCCTTTGCGCCGGGGACGGTTCCCGCGTGGCTGTAGCGCATGCCGGGTGGCGCGGGCTTTGCGCGGGCGTGCTGGAGAATGCCGTCACCGCCGTGCGCGGCGATGGCGCGTGCGTGCTGGCATGGCTGGGACCGGCGATCGGCCCATCGGCATTCGAGGTGGGTCCCGAGGTTCGCGAAGCCTTCGTGTCCGTCCAGGCGGAGGCGGCGCCGGCCTTCGTGCGCGGACGCGAAGACAGGTTCATGGCCGATCTGTACGCCCTGGCGCGCCTGCGGCTCGCGCGAGCGGGCGTGCAGGGCGTCTCGGGCGGCGGATTCTGCACGTTCCGCCAGAGCGATCGCTTCTTTTCCTACCGTCGCGCGAAGAGAAGCGGTCGGCTGGGCGCGTTCATCTGGATCGGGGGCAAGCGCTGA